TTCTGTTTTTATGTATTGATAATAGGCCTACCTTAATACATTTTCTGGTAGATTTGATCTAAGACCCCGgctccatctgtttgaccagaaatcaaagccttcgCTTCTTCCATTATTTGCTGGTAAATTAGCAAGCAAGCAAACTCCTCTGGGTTTATTTATTTTGTTTCCTGCTGAACTGCAGTGTTCTTGCGCTAGCTTCTGGAGGGGTTTGTTGACTAAATTTTAATTTTGACACGTTTCTGCTTGTGTGTCCATCACGTGCTTGCCCCCAGGGACCACCCGGCCGTTATCAAGAGGCGATTCACCAGTGTCCTGATCGTATCTGCCGTGTCGCCTGTCTTCGTGTGGGCATGGAAAATGTACACTGGTGTGATGGTGAGTCTCTACACAGCACTATCTCAGCTATAGGCTGACTGCTGCTATAGGCTGACTGCTATACTGGCCTACAAAGGCTAAGTGCAGTAACTACGAATTTGGTAAAAATCTTTGATCTGTTGTAATCAAGGGAGAACAACCCTTCTCACTGAAGCCACGGAAGTTCAGGGCCGACCGCGGTAATGCAGGCATTGtttgcagaaaacaggatcccccataATAGTGAATGGGAAAATTGCAATCTTTGTGTAAATATATCATTTTAAGACAATGATGGTACCAATAATTGTTTCTAATACACctgatgtatgtccttgaaccgacTATTAAAAAATCGCAGAGAAGAAGTTCTAAGGATAATTTAGTTGAGAGGGGGCAACACTGAGCTAGCCAGCACCATCATATCCTGGGTCTTTTCTCAATTGGTTGCTCAACTCCTGCGTCCTCTCTGGCCTcattttgaaaaaggtcaaaggtaatcaaGGAGATGCGTCAAGGAGAGGGAAAGTGGACGAAAATGCGGTTGTAGGAAATGAGACCCCTTCTCCAATCGCGGGTCATCGGGCAAATGACGTTTACAGGGtggaatcccaaaataaatgtataaagtgatgtttttttttgttgctagtTGTGCAATACATTTTATAGATAGAAAGATAAGGAGAATATAATGTTTAAATGTTAGAGAAAACAATAGCTGATTCAAAGGGGAtgtggcagatttcaaaactcGTCCGCAAAGGACTCTGGTAGGATACACTTGAGCTTCCTCGCCAAAAGGAGACCGTTTGCCTACTAATGTATTGACACTCTCGttgaccacttatcggtttccgggtcacggaggagagaggatggactttttcccaaatgagaaaaggccctggagtagctcaaactgtacatgttatgtctccatgagacgccatcttaactgacttcatttggcttcaatgcgctattgagtctttacataggaatgaatggtgtcatgtGATCGATGGCTTTGTACTTTCATATATACAGTAATTGATTGTAATGGCCAGGTATATTATCTGATTAATGTGGTATTTAGTTTCCTGACACAAGAACAAGCCAGTCGATCAGAATATATCATGAAGTACCAGAAATTGCTGCCTGTATACTAGGGCTGTGCAACCCCCCCCCCCTGACTAGACTAGCAGccattgtctctctcctcccgGCTGCagcaaccaccacagaacatcagtgtttattgcgctgtccgtgttgctgaagctgcaacaattacagccatttctgactgaaaagttctgttactgaaatccctcatttgtttaggaaaaacattccctattccctcaacccttgctctcatGTATGCATCATATGCACGTGACCAAAGACCTATTCGCACAGGACTAGTATTACtagcgtaccagagagtctgttgtaaaaaaaatgtgtcaagcctttattacagcaaagactaaaaacagtcgcattcattcgtgaatgcaatttccgaaatggaactgtttatttattgtttaagctaattattcaacgctcgctttattttattttaaaactaaaatgcttgattacATTTCAAATTatgaatgactcgtatgctgtgtgatgacatgaacgaatgaatgattgattgatatacagtagcctatagaAGTATTGAAACaaaggcctaagtaagttacggtattaagactaaacaggatatGCTTTTAGGCCTACAGTTCGacggtggttatacaaggctactctactaagcctactaatgataatgacattacttattattataatagtaataacaataagaaggagatcaagaaCAAGGAGCGTTATTATTGTAAATATAATTTTCCcgacaatttggaacagtgtacacactaaataaattataaatagaacagcctctctggtattaaCGAAtaaaagtgtaaagcctttattacaccaaagcaaagattaaaaacagacgaatttgtgaaattgtttactTGTCATGTCGTTGCGTtaggcttggtgctcacggaatcagtaggctattaaacaaagactcaaacaggcaacagaagcaggatctgtcttatttctgtagatgtattgatgatttataaagccaggcacatttaataGTTAGgttattgattatagacctaatcaAGTTTGGGTTTCCTCTCTTCTCACTTAGACAATTAGGCAtgggctgttttctcatctcctcattcttctgctgcctccgccgcattgttctcaacaccaatatgctggttaactttgctattatgcacatagcaacatggtcttggaaaaggcgccaattcaacagcgcGCTGATGTGTTTCAGAGCCGTGGACAGCGACCTCTATCCAACGAGGGAGAAAgagcatttgttataaaataatattagttttattagtgttgcaccattgttcttatgtaatataacatttaacattttagtcatttagcagacgctcttatccagagcgaattacagttagtgagtgcatacattatttttttatttttcataccccccgtgggaatcgaacccacaacactggcgttgcaaacgccatgctctaccaactgagctacatccctgccggccattccctcccctacctgtatataaccatatacaatttcagtagcacgtcTTAGACTGTTGGACTGTGCCTTCCCCACACCCTCCACAGTGGATCAGTCCACTTAGcacgaatcagacaggtgtcttgtacaccatggtatatatatatatatatatatatatatatatatatatatatatatatctatatattaaTGTTTGCTACTGCTCGTCTAAAGAAATCTTGGtggaccaacagcctatcgaccagtcgactaaatggggtcagccctactgtATACGCAGAAAAGTATTTTGAAGTCAGATTTTACTGTTCTTTTTACGTgcagtagtttttttttttacaagccAGTCGGTcagaatgtatgtatgtatgtatgtcttgAAGTACCAGAAATTGCTGTCCGTATATAGACAGGACAATACTTTGAAATCATATTTTACTGCACTTTACCTTTGTAGGGCAGTATAGATGACAAAGCTAATGGTTAGGAATGACAGATGAGCCTGTGTTGATGCTTTCATGTGCCTTGGAAgagcagtctgctgtagtttTGTATGGGGGAAGAAAGGGTTATATTAGCTAATTGCATCacatttccccactgtattagaaAAGGTAGAGCAGCTTACTACAATTGAACCATACAGAACAGCTGCACATTATGCCCAGCTTTCCAAGAAACCTGTTGCCCTGGCCTACAATGGACTTGATACATTGTAACAGCAATCCCACATCTGggtgaatcccccccccccccatacacTTTTTATCTGAAATCCTCATCACCCACTGATTCACTTGTCATATAGCAGATTTAAATGTTTTGAGCTAGTAGTATGTCAATATTTACTTCAGAAATGATACTGAACAAcaatattaacgcaacatgtaaaacattggtcccatgtttcatgagctgaaataaaagatcccagaaatgttccattcgcacaaagcTTATTTTcgctcagattttgtgcacatattttttacatccctgttagtgagcatttctcctttgccatgataatccatccacctgacaggtgtggcatatcaagaagctgattaaacagcatgatctttacacaggtgcaccttgtgctggggaaaataaaaggcctctctaaaatgtgcagttttgtcacacagcacaatgccacagatgttttaagttttgagggagcgtgtaattggcatgctcactgcaggaatgtccaccagaactgttgccagagaatttaatgttcatttctctaccataagctgcctccaatgccGTTTTTGAGGCCTgcgtactcaccagacatgtttgggatgctctggatcgacgtgtacgacagcgtgttccagttcccgccaatatccagcaacatcgcacagccattgaagaggagtgggataacagTCCACAGGCCACaagcaacagcctgatcaactctatgcgaaggagatgtgttgcgctgcatgaggcaaatggtggtcaaaccagttactgactggttttctgatccacgtccctacctttttttaaggtatctgtgaccaacagatgtgtatctgtattcccagtcatgtgaaatccatagattagggcctaatttacctatatgaactgtaactcagtttaatatttttgttcagcgtaaCTATGCCATACATAGCCTATTAATATAACACAGCTTTGGATTTCACCCAGTCTCAAAAGTGAATTGTTTTGCACTGACTgttttacagtattttactgtgAACCTGGCAATCGAAAAGCCCCAATCGACAAGATGTGAGTTGTGTCCACTCCGGCACCCTACCCAGCTCCGCTACTAAAATACAGTTTTCTACAGCGCATTTGGTAACAATTACCAAGCAAATTACATTGGTTGTCCCTCAATTAATAAAGCCTATGATTTGCCGTGCAGATGTAGCCTACAAATATTGGCGCGAGCAGCTGCGTCTCTCGCACTGTTGGCACAAGGCCTATCTATCGGGAATTAAAAGCTGTATCTCGCAATGGAATGCTGTATCTCGCAATTTCTTGGCTTGTAAAGTCTCGCAACTTCAGTAAAACAGGGCCTATCATCAATAGATAGGCtaggatattgagatgagcgagatgcaacactacgctgtcacacacagtatctgcgcatgtgcacaggTTCATTCACACTGTTCACAGCGTTttagccagggcaccaaaacagtGGCGTAGTTGAGCATCGCGCTTCAGTGCTCTTAGTTGTTGCATCTACTTCATATTGCCGAGTCTTCCTTTAAATTACACAACTTTCCCGAGGCCTTTATAGTCTATCGTCTAGTTAGGCTATAACacagaaaataaaatgttttgtgaaAACTGCACTGTGCTTTTAATGTTGCGGGGGAAgaaaaacataaaaacatattTCGGTTAGGGATTTTTCTTAACGTTAAGGATCCCAGTTTTGTTTAAAAGTTTTAACGTTTAAACGTTCACACGCctaatacacatgaaaacatttcCATGAATTCCATCAATATGTCTCCTCATGTTCTTCCACAGCCTGGTCCCTCGTTGCTGGCTCTGATGGGCATTCGCTTGGAGGGCCTCATCCCAGCCATCATACTGCCTCTGCTGCTCACCATGGTAATAGAAACAAGAGACTCTCTTTGATCGATCTCTGCATATGGTCTGACCTGTagttgacctctgacctgtagtTGACCTGTagttgacctctgacctttgcTCTGCTAGGTGCTGTTCCTTGGCCCCCTTATCCAGCTGGCTATGGACTGCCCCTGGGGCTTCATGGATGGGATACGAGTGACCTTTGGTGAGATACTGTCTGGAGATTATTTTTCACCCAATATGTCTATTACTGTGTTATCCTGGAGTGGAGATTATTCACCTCTGCTATGGCCTAAATCTTAACCTGAGATTTGCACGCTTAACTTGAGTTTCATTCAAACCTCCCATTGACACCAATGCATGATTTATGAGTTAAGTGTGCCAATCTCAAGGTAGGATTCAGCCCTAAGTGCTTCCATTTTTCCTAGATGTGTACagtatctctctcacacacaacatTATCGCATACAGCATCTCTCTAAAGCTTTCTCTCCCTTCCACAGACCCGTGGTTCTGGGCTCTGTGCCTCAGTGACATGCGTTGGCTGAGGAACCAAGTGGTGGCCCCTCTGACTGAGGAGCTGGTGTTCAGGGCCTGTATGCTGCCAATGCTGGTACCCTGCACCAGTCCTTCCACTGCCATCTTCACCTGCCCCCTCTTCTTCGGAGTGGGTGAGTCCCACCAATTTACAGCACAGGGGGATCTTGTAGATCTTGCCTCAATCCCAGCTGAAAAAAAAAGAAGCAATTCAATTAGAACAACCcttacaatgtgtgtgtctgataTGTCCGTTTTATGTCGGTGCATGTACTAAAGATGTTGGCTGACATTTTCGTCACACAAAAGAGCACAGATCTGAGTAAAGAAAACAACCTAAAACTCCTTCTCTGGAGCACAATTTTAAATTGGAACTTTTCTTCAAAGATGAGCGTTAAAAGGGGAATATTGTTTAACCAGTGTTTTGTAAACCGGTTGATGCAATTGATGCGATCAATCGCGAGTTGCAGCATTCTGAACTCTCATAGGATAATGTGCCCTTCCCATCTATTTGAAATATAATGGTTATTTTGCTTGTGCAAAATGTCAACCGTTATCTTCACAGCCCACTTTCATCATGTGATCGAGCTGCTGCGTTTCAGACAGGGCACCGTGTCTGGGATCTTTCTCGCTGCAGGTAAAGACCATACGATATTCATTGTTTTTCTACCTTCACCTCCATGTTAGTTTGTTATACCTTTCTTTTCCATATACCATTAGATTGTATATGATTGGTTAGTTAATGACTGGATGTACTGTTTGCTTTGCAGTGTTCCAGTTCTCCTACACCGCTGTCTTTGGAGCTTACACTGCCTTCATATTTATCAGAACCGGTGAGCCTACAGTTTCTCTCTTTCTGGTGTACAGAAAACACACACGCCTAATATGTGATTCATTTCATTTAAGATTGCATTTATGTAGAGCTTTCTTTATGTCTCAAGGCACTTCACATTGTATGGGGCTAACTCACCCCGTCCACCACTACTGTGTACTGTAGTACCAACCTGTATGCATTATATGCAGTCTTGTCACCCCCTTCCCCTCTGGTCCTCAGGTCACCTGGTGGGGCCGGTGCTGTGCCACTCGTTCTGTAACCACATGGGCTTCCCTGCCCTTGGCATGGCCCTGGAGCACCCCCACCGCTTTACCGTCCTCTCCTGCTACCTGCTGggggtcctcctcttcctcctactcctcttccCCCTCACAGACCCCATCTTCTACAGCCTGCCCACCCCCGTCTGCACCCTGGCCTCCGTGCCCAGCTCTCTCTGCATCTCCTGATCCAACCCCCACAAACACCCCTCTGTATGAGATGGACCGATCCACTGAGCGGGTCGCCACCACCAGCCAAAAGGAGGAGCGGTCCAAGTGGTCCAAGAATGAGGGGTGTTTTAGCTCTTCGGTCATGCCCGCTTGGGTGTGCTTTCTCTGGTGGGACATGAGTAGGTGAGCAGAGGGGAGGGTTTAAGGTATGTCAGGTCAGTTATGGGCTGTCTCTACTATGTATGCTGCTAGAGGGAGCAGGATAACTTAAATAGCCATTCCTTATGTTCAGGTCGCATTGgctttcagtcagtcagccagtcaatcagtcatGTGGTATGTAGTGTAGACTCAACAAGGAACACTATCTGGCTATGACGCAAGGcgctgtagtagtagtaatacaTTCTGGTGGTGAATAGGTCAGTGTTTTCATAGGTCCTAGATGCTGAATGAGAGTATTTAAAAACACATCTGCATGTTTCTATAATGTAGTGTTTATTAGTTTTAATGGTGGTGGATGTATTGGTTTGAGGGTTGGGTTGGATTGTTACTATTGTAAAGGGTTGGACGTGCACATTGTTTTGTTTCTATGACAGTTTAGTCACGATTCTCTTTTTACTCGGGCTGATGTTTGAATTGGCCACAAAGCCTTTCTTTCCAACTGTTTAAGACGCCAGACAATTTGTGTTAGGCGATATAACAAAGGTTACAGTCTTAACCCAGCCCTGAATTCAATCATTTACTCTAGTTGACgctcattccaaatatccattcCAAGTCATGCAGATAGAAGCCTATAATCACTTATCTAACAATACCATTGCTAATTTGTTGGGCCTGGAGTTTTTCCCttggaaaaactctgggcccctaCCATTCGCTTCACACACAGTTCTACCCAGGGTTATCCATGTTCATTTTATTTGAGTGTTTGAAGGGGGAATTACCTTAAGCTGGGGTGCGATGACAGACCGTTTCCCCTTCAAGGGACTCAAACCCTCTATAACACTCAGGTGAAGTCATATGTATGTAGGTTTGAATGCTATCTACCCACTACTTAGCATGCTGCTACATGGTGCGGATGTCAAACAAGACGTCGCGTTTAcattcttcacacacacacacacacaccaagctatACTCCAAAATAAGATAATGTACAGACTCGGACAGTGTTACATCACAATGtttattcactcactcactcatcgaAACTGATACTTTGCATTGTTTTTTAAAAATACGTTATTTATTTGACCAGGCTGTGACCATTATAGTCCATTTCACTATATAGACAGGGCGTTTaggtgaaaatgtttttttttttttttttttttttttttggcatCTCCATGTCATGCTTTagaatcaaatccaattttattggtcacatacacatagttATCAGATGTtactgcgggtgtagcgaaatgcttggtGGGTTGTTGATTTTTACGGGGAACGCTAATGGACTTTTCCCTTTTATGAACCCGGCGTAATACTATATAACAATTCCAATTGACTAGAACAGAAGTGTAGTGTGGTTTATAAACTAGCAGATTGAATCACACTGAATGTATTGAAATCGGATACCAAGGCAAATGAAGTAACTGATCATTTTGTAAATAGACTTCACTGTGTAAATTAGGTCCATATCTTTGGAGGCACCTGCAAAAGGCTCTAACATTCACTGACAGAAAGATGGATCTGTGAAGCTTTCTACCACAGCAGCGAGGAGTTGTCAGTCAGCATGTTTGCTGTATAAGCTATGAAGTAGTTACATTATACTCTTCAGCAATAACTTAGTGGATGGAAAGGGATCAAAATCAGGGAATTATCTGAAATGGGTGTATATATGTGAATAAATAAAATCTATATCCCCATTCCTGTCGTTTAGAGATGAAATGTTAAATACTGTGGTGCTTGGAGGTTTTGACATCAGATGATTTTAATGATCAGCCAGTATTTTGAATAGATTGTTTATGTTTAAGCCGACCTCAG
This region of Coregonus clupeaformis isolate EN_2021a unplaced genomic scaffold, ASM2061545v1 scaf0687, whole genome shotgun sequence genomic DNA includes:
- the LOC121554327 gene encoding CAAX prenyl protease 2-like, which gives rise to MVEDDDLTPNLMSNQMWSSNGEFVPPDGICWVSVLSCLLLACSYVGSLYVWRSDLPRDHPAVIKRRFTSVLIVSAVSPVFVWAWKMYTGVMPGPSLLALMGIRLEGLIPAIILPLLLTMVLFLGPLIQLAMDCPWGFMDGIRVTFDPWFWALCLSDMRWLRNQVVAPLTEELVFRACMLPMLVPCTSPSTAIFTCPLFFGVAHFHHVIELLRFRQGTVSGIFLAAVFQFSYTAVFGAYTAFIFIRTGHLVGPVLCHSFCNHMGFPALGMALEHPHRFTVLSCYLLGVLLFLLLLFPLTDPIFYSLPTPVCTLASVPSSLCIS